The following coding sequences lie in one Numenius arquata chromosome 27, bNumArq3.hap1.1, whole genome shotgun sequence genomic window:
- the LOC141475852 gene encoding feather keratin 3-like, whose translation MQEAIFLASVMTLDFPGGGRGSAGVGHVPPAWPAPPHARWTSIKAVASLSTDIHCSCLALLRKRAQLSHTKMSCYDLCPPKTSVAVPQPIAESCNDLCTRQCPDSTAFIQPPPVVVTFPGPILSSFPQQAVVGSSGAPAFGGNLGLGGLYGAGATQGSGGLCTFGRAYAAPACSPCVLPRYTKKLWDTCGPC comes from the exons ATGCAGGAGGCCATCTTCTTGGCTAGCGTCATGACCCTGGACTTCCCT ggaggaggcaggggctcgGCTGGCGTGGGCCACGTGCCCCCAGCGTGGCCAGCTCCTCCCCACGCTCGctggaccagcataaaagcagtgGCCTCGCTGAGCACTGACATCCACTGCTCCTGCCTCGCTCTGCTCAGGAAAAGG GCTCAGCTCTCTCACACAAAGATGTCTTGCTAcgacctgtgcccaccaaagaccagcgtggccgtccctcagcccatcgctgagagctgcaacgACCTGTGCacccgccagtgccccgactccacggccttcatccagccaccccccgtcgtggtgaccttccccggccccatcctcagctccttcccccagcaagccgtggtgggctcctccggagcacccgcctttgggggcaacctggggctggggggcctctacggggccggtgccacccagggctcggggggcctctgcacctttggcagagcctacgctgctcctgcctgcagcccttgtgtcttgccccgctacaccaagaagctctgggacacctgtgggccctgctag